The proteins below are encoded in one region of Bacteroides uniformis:
- a CDS encoding pentapeptide repeat-containing protein encodes MKPSKPFVMPPVRIIPPTLEGQSESSKSLEEWLNTEETVRDLHFGKRTEEHMEYSYKSITNCTFSHIQFSACKLKSCHFTDVRFEHCDLSNISFAESSLFRVEFISCKLVGTNLPETILNHLTMKDCNARYLNLSMSKINQARFTSCDLRNSDVNNCKLASIAFENCELVESEFSHTPLRGIDLSDSHIGGIRLNLPDIRGAIVNTSQAMELTALLGITIKD; translated from the coding sequence ATGAAACCCAGCAAGCCTTTTGTCATGCCTCCCGTACGCATCATCCCTCCTACCTTAGAGGGACAAAGTGAAAGTTCCAAATCATTGGAAGAATGGCTGAATACGGAAGAAACTGTCAGAGACCTTCACTTCGGTAAACGGACAGAGGAACACATGGAGTATTCCTACAAAAGCATCACCAACTGTACTTTCAGTCATATCCAATTCAGCGCCTGCAAACTGAAATCCTGCCATTTCACTGATGTACGTTTTGAACATTGCGACCTTTCCAACATCTCATTTGCCGAAAGTTCTCTGTTCAGAGTGGAATTCATATCCTGCAAACTGGTGGGAACCAATCTGCCGGAAACAATATTGAACCATCTGACAATGAAGGACTGCAATGCCAGATACCTCAATCTTTCCATGAGTAAAATCAATCAAGCCCGCTTCACCTCTTGTGACTTGCGCAACAGCGACGTCAACAACTGCAAACTTGCCTCCATCGCCTTTGAAAACTGTGAGCTGGTAGAATCCGAGTTTTCACACACCCCTCTAAGAGGAATCGACTTGAGCGACTCGCACATAGGAGGTATACGCCTCAACCTGCCCGACATACGGGGAGCCATCGTCAATACTTCCCAAGCCATGGAGTTGACTGCTCTTTTAGGCATTACAATAAAGGATTAA
- a CDS encoding glycoside hydrolase 5 family protein yields the protein MKKEKIFIFICLVLLSACSPSSLDGIVIEKAADGYKLSIDGRETYIKGVGGTYRLDIAAQSGANAFRTWGGNVEEIKKNLALASEHNMYVMQGIGMTKDSIRYYDDEYKNKMREEVRLLAETFKNDTSLLAWGIGNEIELGNANIAAAWNFVEELAQLIKSIDKRHLVSTVISYNPSALDSVAKYAPSLDYVGINVYGPMGEVQAVVDRSDYKGAFMITEWGPTGWWETASTEWKAPIEQTSEEKRQVYEERYTQYISANTRCLGSFVFLWGQKEERTPTWFSMFVEDKVDSLPLKGEKTPMVEAMQRVWTGKELDETAPIVRGMTIDGKSAIDNVRIKAGTLFKAEVSVTDKENDSLAYVWEVLKEATVLGFGGSYEPRPERMGDVAVSDKNVYETMIKVPGEYRLYVYVLDNTGFVSTANIPFQVID from the coding sequence ATGAAAAAAGAAAAAATATTTATTTTTATCTGTTTAGTTTTGTTGTCTGCCTGTTCTCCTTCTTCTCTAGACGGTATTGTAATAGAGAAAGCGGCAGACGGTTATAAACTTTCCATTGACGGAAGAGAAACCTATATTAAAGGCGTAGGCGGCACATATCGGTTGGACATTGCCGCCCAGAGTGGTGCCAATGCCTTCAGAACCTGGGGAGGTAATGTGGAGGAGATAAAGAAAAACCTGGCATTGGCTTCGGAGCACAACATGTACGTAATGCAGGGAATAGGCATGACCAAAGACTCTATACGCTATTACGATGATGAATATAAGAACAAGATGCGCGAAGAAGTCCGCTTGTTGGCAGAAACGTTCAAGAATGATACGAGTTTGCTGGCTTGGGGTATTGGCAATGAAATTGAGTTGGGAAATGCTAATATAGCTGCCGCATGGAATTTTGTGGAAGAACTGGCACAGCTGATTAAGTCGATAGACAAGCGTCATCTGGTTTCGACAGTGATTTCCTACAATCCGTCGGCATTGGACTCTGTGGCAAAGTATGCTCCGTCTCTCGATTATGTGGGCATCAATGTATATGGTCCGATGGGAGAGGTGCAGGCTGTTGTTGACCGGTCGGACTACAAGGGTGCATTTATGATTACCGAGTGGGGACCGACCGGTTGGTGGGAAACAGCGTCAACCGAGTGGAAGGCACCCATAGAGCAGACCAGTGAAGAAAAACGGCAGGTATACGAAGAGCGTTATACGCAATATATTTCTGCCAATACCCGTTGCTTGGGCTCTTTTGTATTCTTGTGGGGACAAAAAGAAGAACGTACGCCTACTTGGTTCAGTATGTTTGTAGAGGATAAGGTGGATTCACTGCCATTGAAAGGAGAGAAAACTCCTATGGTGGAGGCCATGCAAAGAGTGTGGACCGGCAAGGAATTGGATGAAACGGCTCCGATAGTTCGGGGCATGACTATCGATGGTAAAAGTGCCATTGATAATGTCCGTATCAAAGCAGGTACTTTATTTAAGGCGGAGGTTTCCGTCACAGATAAGGAGAACGATTCTTTGGCTTATGTGTGGGAAGTACTGAAAGAGGCTACAGTCTTGGGTTTTGGAGGTTCTTATGAGCCACGTCCGGAAAGAATGGGTGACGTGGCCGTGTCAGACAAGAATGTGTATGAGACTATGATTAAAGTTCCCGGGGAATATCGTTTGTACGTATATGTACTTGATAATACGGGCTTTGTCTCAACAGCAAATATTCCATTTCAAGTAATAGATTAA
- the bglX gene encoding beta-glucosidase BglX has translation MKTMKMLSACLLLLPFISCTQVQDTKNDAVIEQKIETLLSSMTLEEKIGQMNQISSYGNIEDMSGLIKKGEVGSILNEVDPVRVNALQRVAMEESRLGIPLLMARDVIHGFKTIFPIPLGQAASFNPQVAKDGARVAAVEASAVGIRWTFAPMIDVARDPRWGRMAEGCGEDTYLTSVMGVAMVEGFQGDSLNSPTSIAACPKHFVGYGAAEGGRDYNSTFIPERRLRDVYLPPFEAVAKAGAATFMTSFNDNDGAPSTGNTFILKDVLRGEWGFDGIVVSDWASVAEMMAHGFAADSKEAAMKAVNAGVDMEMVSYTFVKELPELIKEGKVKKSAIDDAVRNILRIKFRLGLFDNPYVDEKRIEELYAPSHLEAAKQAAVESAILLKNEKETLPLQSSVKTVAVVGPMANAPYDQLGTWIFDGDKTKTVTPLKAIKELVGDKVQVIYEPGLTYSRDKNMAGVAKAAAAAARADVILAFVGEEAILSGEAHCLADLNLQGAQSELIAALAKTGKPVVTVVMAGRPLTIGKEVELSSAVLYSFHPGTMGGPALADLLWGKAVPSGKTPVTFPKMVGQIPVYYAHNSSGRPATRNEVLLNDIPLEAGQTSLGCTSFYMDAGFDPLYPFGYGLSYTTFKYDNVKLSSANLKKEDVLTVTFDLENTGKYEGTEVAQLYVQDKFASVTRPVKELKRFARVTLKPGEKKNVSFELPISELAFWNIDMVKTVEAGDFALWVAPDSQSGEEVFFKVVD, from the coding sequence ATGAAAACAATGAAAATGCTCTCTGCTTGTTTATTGCTGCTTCCTTTTATATCTTGTACTCAAGTGCAGGATACAAAAAATGACGCAGTCATCGAGCAGAAAATAGAAACGCTGTTGTCCAGTATGACATTGGAGGAAAAGATAGGGCAGATGAACCAGATTTCTTCTTATGGCAACATAGAGGATATGAGCGGATTGATAAAGAAAGGTGAAGTCGGGTCTATCCTGAATGAAGTAGATCCGGTGCGTGTCAATGCCTTGCAGCGTGTGGCAATGGAGGAGTCCCGCTTGGGCATCCCCTTGCTGATGGCGCGTGATGTAATCCATGGTTTCAAGACCATATTCCCTATTCCCTTGGGACAAGCGGCATCTTTCAACCCGCAGGTGGCTAAGGATGGTGCACGGGTAGCGGCTGTGGAGGCTTCTGCCGTGGGTATCCGCTGGACATTTGCGCCGATGATAGATGTGGCTCGCGATCCCCGTTGGGGGCGTATGGCCGAAGGATGTGGCGAAGATACTTATTTGACTTCAGTGATGGGTGTTGCTATGGTTGAAGGTTTCCAGGGAGATTCGCTGAACAGTCCGACTTCCATAGCCGCATGTCCTAAACATTTTGTAGGTTATGGTGCTGCCGAGGGCGGGCGTGATTATAATTCCACTTTCATTCCGGAGCGTCGTTTGAGGGATGTATACCTTCCTCCTTTTGAAGCTGTGGCCAAGGCAGGGGCAGCCACTTTCATGACTTCGTTTAATGACAATGACGGAGCACCGTCTACCGGAAACACTTTTATTTTGAAAGATGTGCTTCGTGGTGAATGGGGATTTGATGGAATAGTAGTGTCAGACTGGGCTTCGGTAGCCGAAATGATGGCACATGGCTTTGCTGCCGATTCTAAAGAGGCAGCAATGAAGGCGGTGAATGCTGGTGTGGATATGGAGATGGTCAGCTATACGTTTGTCAAGGAATTGCCGGAATTGATAAAAGAAGGTAAGGTCAAGAAGTCTGCTATAGACGATGCCGTGCGGAATATTCTGCGTATCAAATTCCGGTTGGGACTGTTTGATAATCCTTATGTGGATGAGAAACGGATAGAGGAACTTTATGCTCCTTCTCATCTGGAGGCTGCCAAGCAAGCTGCTGTGGAATCGGCCATCTTGTTGAAGAACGAAAAGGAGACATTGCCTTTGCAATCTTCGGTAAAGACGGTTGCTGTGGTAGGTCCGATGGCAAATGCACCTTATGACCAATTGGGTACCTGGATATTTGATGGTGACAAGACAAAAACCGTGACACCGTTGAAGGCTATCAAGGAACTGGTGGGGGACAAAGTGCAGGTGATATACGAGCCGGGTCTGACTTATAGCCGTGACAAGAATATGGCAGGTGTTGCCAAAGCCGCTGCTGCCGCTGCACGTGCTGATGTTATTTTGGCGTTTGTAGGCGAAGAGGCTATTCTTTCAGGAGAGGCGCATTGCCTGGCCGACCTGAACCTGCAAGGTGCGCAAAGCGAACTGATTGCCGCTTTGGCGAAAACAGGAAAACCGGTGGTTACTGTCGTAATGGCAGGGCGTCCGTTGACCATAGGAAAGGAAGTCGAACTCTCGTCAGCTGTACTTTATTCGTTCCATCCCGGAACCATGGGAGGACCGGCATTGGCCGACTTGCTGTGGGGTAAGGCTGTGCCAAGTGGCAAGACTCCGGTGACTTTCCCGAAGATGGTAGGACAGATACCGGTTTATTATGCTCATAACAGTTCCGGACGTCCGGCTACGCGGAATGAGGTTTTGCTGAATGACATTCCGTTGGAAGCGGGGCAGACTTCGTTGGGATGTACTTCTTTCTATATGGATGCAGGTTTCGATCCGCTGTATCCTTTTGGCTACGGTCTGTCGTATACGACGTTCAAATATGATAATGTGAAACTCTCGTCAGCCAATCTGAAGAAGGAAGATGTGCTGACTGTGACTTTCGACCTTGAGAATACCGGAAAGTATGAAGGTACCGAGGTAGCCCAGCTTTACGTGCAGGACAAGTTTGCTTCGGTGACCCGTCCGGTGAAAGAGCTGAAACGCTTTGCTCGCGTCACATTGAAGCCGGGTGAGAAGAAAAATGTATCGTTTGAACTTCCGATAAGTGAACTTGCTTTCTGGAATATAGATATGGTGAAGACGGTGGAAGCCGGAGACTTTGCTCTTTGGGTGGCACCGGATAGCCAAAGTGGAGAAGAAGTTTTCTTTAAGGTAGTAGATTGA
- the crcB gene encoding fluoride efflux transporter CrcB encodes MTRLLIAIFLGGGTGSVLRYCVQMMLHERIVPYSFPWATFTVNILGSFLIGLFYTLSARFNLSTEVRLLLTTGLCGGFTTFSTFSNDGLILIKQEFYGMFALYTLLSITLGVLAAFAGGAFGRCI; translated from the coding sequence ATGACTAGATTACTGATAGCTATATTCCTTGGCGGCGGTACCGGCAGCGTACTGCGCTACTGCGTGCAGATGATGCTCCACGAGCGCATAGTCCCCTACTCTTTCCCATGGGCTACATTCACAGTCAATATCCTCGGAAGTTTCCTCATCGGGCTATTCTATACCTTATCCGCCCGTTTCAACCTTTCTACTGAGGTACGGCTGTTGCTGACTACCGGTCTGTGCGGAGGATTCACCACCTTCTCCACTTTCAGCAATGACGGACTGATTCTGATAAAGCAAGAATTCTACGGAATGTTTGCCTTATATACCTTATTAAGTATCACATTAGGAGTCCTGGCAGCCTTCGCCGGCGGCGCCTTCGGACGCTGTATATAA
- the eno gene encoding phosphopyruvate hydratase, protein MKIEKIIGREILDSRGNPTVEVDVTLESGFIGRASVPSGASTGEHEALELRDGDKKRYGGKGVLKAVDNINNIIAPKLIGMSALNQMGIDHAMLALDGTKTKANLGANAILGVSLAVAKAAAAYLDIPLYRYIGGTNTYVMPVPMMNIINGGSHSDAPIAFQEFMIRPVGATSFREGLRMGAEVFHALKKVLKDRGLSTAVGDEGGFAPNLEGTEDALNSIIAAIKAAGYEPGKDVMIAMDCASSEFYHDGIYDYTKFEGEKGKKRTADEQIDYLEELINKYPIDSIEDGMSENDWDGWKKLTDRIGNRCQLVGDDLFVTNVDFLAMGIEKGCANSILIKVNQIGSLTETLNAIEMAHRHGYTTVTSHRSGETEDATIADIAVATNSGQIKTGSLSRSDRMAKYNQLLRIEEELGSNAVYGYKKVISNK, encoded by the coding sequence ATGAAAATAGAGAAGATTATCGGACGTGAAATCCTCGATTCAAGAGGTAACCCAACTGTAGAAGTAGACGTAACCTTGGAATCCGGCTTCATAGGCCGTGCATCTGTCCCGTCAGGAGCATCCACGGGAGAACACGAAGCATTGGAACTGCGTGACGGTGACAAAAAACGTTACGGAGGCAAAGGTGTCCTGAAAGCCGTGGACAATATCAATAATATCATTGCTCCCAAGCTCATCGGTATGTCCGCCCTCAACCAGATGGGTATCGACCATGCCATGCTTGCACTGGACGGAACCAAAACGAAAGCCAATCTGGGTGCCAATGCCATCCTCGGCGTATCTCTTGCTGTAGCCAAGGCTGCCGCCGCTTACCTTGACATCCCACTCTACCGATATATCGGTGGTACAAATACCTATGTGATGCCTGTACCGATGATGAACATCATCAACGGCGGTTCGCATAGTGACGCTCCCATTGCTTTCCAGGAATTCATGATACGCCCCGTAGGTGCCACTTCCTTCCGCGAAGGTTTGCGTATGGGTGCCGAAGTGTTCCACGCACTGAAGAAAGTCCTGAAAGACCGTGGCCTCAGCACAGCAGTAGGCGATGAAGGAGGTTTTGCTCCTAATCTGGAGGGTACAGAAGATGCCTTGAACTCCATCATTGCCGCCATCAAGGCTGCCGGATACGAACCGGGCAAAGATGTAATGATTGCCATGGACTGCGCTTCTTCCGAGTTCTACCATGATGGCATCTACGATTATACCAAATTCGAAGGTGAAAAAGGCAAGAAACGTACTGCCGACGAACAGATTGACTATCTGGAAGAGTTAATCAACAAGTATCCCATCGACTCTATCGAAGACGGCATGAGCGAGAACGACTGGGACGGCTGGAAAAAACTGACCGACCGTATCGGCAACCGTTGCCAGTTGGTAGGAGACGATTTGTTCGTCACCAATGTGGACTTCCTTGCAATGGGCATCGAAAAAGGCTGTGCCAACTCCATATTGATTAAAGTAAACCAGATAGGTTCGCTGACCGAAACACTGAATGCCATCGAAATGGCACACCGCCACGGATATACTACCGTAACTTCCCATCGTTCCGGTGAAACGGAAGATGCGACTATCGCAGACATAGCCGTAGCTACCAACAGCGGACAAATCAAGACCGGTTCGCTGAGCCGCTCAGACCGTATGGCAAAGTACAACCAACTGCTTCGCATCGAAGAAGAACTGGGAAGCAATGCGGTGTATGGATATAAGAAAGTTATAAGTAATAAGTAA